A genomic segment from Nocardia cyriacigeorgica GUH-2 encodes:
- a CDS encoding NAD(P)/FAD-dependent oxidoreductase, with protein MKLIDDTGWAGQPDTAEPALTEEITCDVVVIGGGGGGMSAALRLADKGVDVVLLEAKTLGWGATSRNAGYITNSVAADPEMLGFLLKRERLRELYRYAEHAVHFAEDAIKHHGIDCDYRQEGIVMGAISKGQLRHARRNAKVLAEAGSSGEFIEGPEAGLPEGFLGGIREGVGGTVNPGKFALGLRAATIAAGVRVYESTPARDVVDTGGRVTVETPHGKVRARKALLTTNAAGNSLSIAPKHLATPVWTSLVETEPVPPERLDEIGWTSRAPLVTLHMILESYRVTPRGTIAFGTRRIQAGRNPLPERTPATNVVDDLIRGFHDRFPGLRDIKPMQAWGGWIGMSSTWLPVAGEASANVLYSAACNGHGFAQAQYVGHMLADHVTGAPRHADLEAIWHGDKRFWPSFVSNPALYLGWLADRAADRWSSLRK; from the coding sequence ATGAAGTTGATCGACGACACCGGATGGGCCGGACAGCCCGACACGGCCGAACCGGCGCTGACCGAAGAGATCACCTGCGACGTCGTCGTGATCGGCGGCGGTGGTGGTGGAATGTCGGCCGCCCTGCGTCTCGCCGACAAGGGCGTCGACGTGGTGCTGCTCGAGGCGAAGACACTGGGATGGGGTGCCACCTCCCGCAACGCCGGCTACATCACCAACTCGGTCGCCGCCGATCCGGAGATGCTGGGGTTCCTGCTGAAGCGTGAGCGGTTGCGCGAGCTGTACCGCTACGCCGAGCACGCGGTGCATTTCGCTGAGGATGCGATCAAGCACCACGGCATCGACTGCGATTACCGGCAAGAGGGGATCGTCATGGGTGCGATCTCGAAGGGGCAGCTGCGGCACGCGCGCCGCAACGCGAAGGTGCTGGCCGAGGCCGGATCGTCGGGCGAATTCATCGAAGGCCCCGAAGCGGGCCTGCCGGAGGGCTTTCTCGGCGGCATCCGCGAAGGTGTCGGTGGCACCGTCAATCCGGGTAAGTTCGCGCTCGGGTTGCGTGCGGCGACGATCGCCGCCGGGGTCCGCGTCTATGAGTCGACGCCCGCGCGCGACGTCGTCGACACCGGCGGGCGGGTCACCGTCGAAACCCCGCACGGCAAGGTCAGGGCCCGCAAGGCGCTGCTGACCACGAACGCCGCCGGCAACAGCCTGTCCATCGCGCCGAAGCATCTGGCGACACCGGTGTGGACGTCGCTGGTCGAAACCGAACCCGTCCCACCCGAACGGCTCGACGAGATCGGCTGGACCAGCCGCGCGCCCCTGGTGACACTGCACATGATCCTGGAGAGCTATCGCGTGACCCCGCGCGGCACCATCGCCTTCGGAACCCGCCGCATCCAGGCAGGTCGCAACCCGCTGCCCGAACGCACCCCGGCGACGAACGTCGTCGACGATCTCATTCGCGGCTTCCACGACCGCTTCCCCGGACTGCGCGACATCAAGCCGATGCAAGCCTGGGGCGGCTGGATCGGCATGAGTTCCACGTGGCTGCCGGTCGCCGGCGAGGCCTCCGCGAACGTGCTGTACTCCGCGGCCTGCAACGGCCACGGCTTCGCCCAGGCGCAGTACGTGGGTCATATGCTGGCCGATCACGTCACTGGAGCGCCGCGGCATGCAGACCTGGAGGCGATCTGGCACGGCGACAAGCGGTTCTGGCCCAGCTTCGTCAGCAATCCCGCGCTGTACCTGGGCTGGCTCGCCGACCGGGCCGCCGACCGCTGGTCCTCGCTCCGGAAGTAG
- a CDS encoding hotdog domain-containing protein yields the protein MSSAVHRRYVAFSDAHYAGNLVDGAYALKLFGDVGTNLSIELDGHEGLFAGYSSVEFLAPIRGGDVVEAEATLVKKGNRSRTVDFELRVICRGSDDTGRAHVLQPPLVAVRARGTAVIPANGTE from the coding sequence ATGAGCAGCGCAGTCCACCGGCGGTATGTCGCCTTCTCCGACGCGCACTACGCCGGTAACCTCGTCGACGGTGCCTACGCCTTGAAGCTCTTCGGCGACGTCGGCACCAACCTCTCGATCGAGTTGGATGGCCACGAAGGCCTGTTCGCCGGCTATTCGTCGGTGGAATTCCTCGCCCCGATCCGCGGCGGCGACGTCGTCGAAGCCGAGGCGACCCTGGTGAAGAAGGGCAACCGCAGCCGCACAGTCGATTTCGAGCTCCGGGTGATCTGCCGGGGCTCCGATGACACCGGCCGCGCGCACGTCCTGCAACCGCCCTTGGTCGCGGTACGCGCCCGCGGCACCGCGGTCATCCCCGCCAACGGAACGGAGTAG
- the thrS gene encoding threonine--tRNA ligase, with protein sequence MWSSALDRQETHMYDHRQLGRELGLFDTDPLIGSGLPYWLPDGAIVRHSLEEYVRAVEHEAGYQHVYSPELGKRELYEISGHWAYYNDDMYPPMDLGGEQVVLRPSLCPHHALMYRSRSHSYRELPLRLAELGGMHRWERSGVLGGLTRVRSIQLNDAHIFCTLDQVADEAIAALAMIESAYHAMGITGARYRLSLPGAGGKYVAAPQMWRRAQELLIEVLERSGIAYEAVDGEAAFYGPKIDVQVRDHAGRESTLSTVQVDFHQPAQFDLHYIGADGSKHRPVMVHRSVIGSVERAVAHLLEQHGGAFSAWLAPVQVVVLPISGAEESAAIELRDRCSRAGLRVQVAGADKGSLAARVRGARLVPYHFIVGAAEVSRGEVALRLRDGRRLPAQPADRAVENVRALVDARDPRLWVE encoded by the coding sequence GTGTGGTCTTCCGCCCTCGACCGGCAGGAGACCCACATGTACGACCACCGTCAACTCGGGCGGGAACTCGGACTGTTCGACACCGATCCACTGATCGGGTCCGGGCTACCGTATTGGCTGCCCGACGGCGCCATCGTGCGGCACAGCCTCGAAGAGTACGTGCGTGCCGTCGAGCACGAGGCCGGATACCAGCACGTGTATTCGCCGGAGCTCGGCAAACGCGAACTGTACGAGATATCCGGGCACTGGGCGTATTACAACGACGACATGTACCCGCCGATGGACCTCGGCGGTGAGCAGGTGGTACTGCGGCCCAGCCTGTGCCCGCATCACGCGCTCATGTATCGGTCCCGCTCGCACAGCTACCGTGAACTGCCGCTGCGGCTGGCCGAGCTGGGCGGTATGCACCGCTGGGAGCGCTCCGGCGTGCTGGGCGGCCTGACTCGGGTGCGCTCGATCCAGCTCAACGACGCGCACATCTTCTGCACCCTCGATCAGGTGGCCGACGAGGCCATTGCCGCGTTGGCGATGATCGAATCCGCGTATCACGCCATGGGAATCACCGGTGCGCGTTATCGGCTGTCGCTACCCGGTGCGGGCGGGAAATATGTTGCGGCGCCGCAGATGTGGCGGCGTGCTCAGGAGCTACTGATCGAAGTATTGGAGCGATCCGGGATCGCGTACGAGGCAGTCGACGGTGAGGCGGCGTTCTACGGCCCGAAGATCGACGTGCAGGTGCGCGATCACGCGGGGCGCGAATCGACCCTGTCGACTGTGCAGGTCGATTTCCACCAGCCCGCACAGTTCGACCTGCACTACATCGGCGCCGACGGCAGTAAGCACCGGCCGGTCATGGTGCACCGCAGCGTCATCGGCAGTGTCGAGCGAGCCGTCGCGCACTTGCTCGAACAACACGGCGGGGCGTTTTCGGCGTGGCTGGCTCCGGTGCAGGTCGTGGTGCTACCGATTTCCGGAGCCGAGGAATCGGCCGCGATCGAACTCCGTGATCGGTGTTCGCGTGCGGGGTTGCGGGTGCAGGTCGCCGGTGCGGACAAGGGAAGCTTGGCTGCCCGTGTGCGTGGAGCGAGGCTGGTTCCGTACCACTTCATCGTCGGGGCCGCCGAAGTGTCTCGCGGGGAGGTCGCCCTTCGACTCCGCGATGGACGTCGGCTACCTGCTCAGCCGGCGGATCGCGCGGTCGAGAACGTCCGCGCGCTGGTCGACGCTCGCGACCCTCGGTTGTGGGTCGAGTGA
- a CDS encoding NAD(P)H-dependent flavin oxidoreductase produces the protein MFTNTFTETFGIEHPLVCGGMTAVGTADLIGAVANAGALGFLTALTQPTPEALVKEINRCRDLTDKPFGVNLTILPTIKPVPYDEYRDAIVDSGITIVETAGGNPQPHLPTFKAAGVKVIHKAVTVRHGLKAQQLGVDAVSIDGFECAGHPGEDDVPGLVLIPAAARALAIPIIASGGIATGAGLVAALALGACAVNMGTRFMATTEAPIHDNVKRQIVDNSERDTVIVFREFHNSARVARNAVSEEIAAVSRRPGASFDDIAHLASGARAREQVYGNGDVDGGLWWASQAQGLIHDIGSCAEVVDAILAEARQIITGTLPGQLSG, from the coding sequence ATGTTCACGAACACCTTCACCGAGACGTTCGGTATCGAGCACCCCCTCGTCTGCGGCGGCATGACCGCCGTCGGCACCGCGGATCTGATCGGCGCCGTGGCCAATGCCGGTGCTCTCGGATTCCTCACCGCGCTCACCCAGCCCACGCCCGAAGCGCTGGTCAAGGAGATCAACCGCTGCCGCGATCTCACCGACAAGCCGTTCGGGGTGAACCTGACCATCCTGCCGACCATCAAGCCGGTGCCCTATGACGAATACCGCGACGCCATCGTCGACAGCGGCATCACCATCGTCGAAACCGCGGGCGGCAATCCGCAGCCGCACCTGCCGACTTTCAAGGCCGCAGGAGTGAAGGTGATCCACAAGGCGGTCACCGTCCGTCACGGGCTCAAGGCGCAGCAACTCGGCGTCGACGCCGTCAGCATCGACGGCTTCGAATGCGCCGGACACCCCGGCGAGGACGACGTTCCCGGTCTCGTACTGATCCCCGCCGCCGCGCGGGCGCTGGCCATCCCGATCATTGCCAGCGGTGGAATCGCCACCGGCGCAGGGCTTGTCGCGGCACTGGCGCTCGGCGCGTGCGCGGTGAACATGGGCACGCGGTTCATGGCGACCACCGAGGCGCCCATTCACGACAACGTCAAACGGCAGATCGTCGACAACAGCGAACGCGACACCGTCATCGTGTTCCGCGAATTCCACAACTCCGCCCGCGTCGCCCGCAATGCGGTGTCGGAGGAGATCGCCGCGGTTTCGCGCCGGCCCGGCGCGAGCTTCGACGACATCGCCCACCTGGCCAGCGGCGCACGGGCCCGCGAGCAGGTGTACGGCAACGGCGACGTCGACGGTGGGCTGTGGTGGGCCAGTCAGGCCCAGGGGCTGATCCACGACATCGGCAGCTGCGCCGAGGTGGTCGATGCCATCCTCGCCGAAGCGCGACAGATCATCACCGGTACTTTGCCTGGCCAGCTCTCAGGCTGA
- a CDS encoding flavin-containing monooxygenase — MTTTSTSEIVDVIGVGAGFTGMYLSHRLTTAGWSFAGFEAGPSVGGTWFWNTYPGARCDVESIYYSYSFDEQLQQEWTWSERFAPQAEILSYIEHVADRFDLRKHFTFNTRVVACTWIAADRLWEVQLDNGEIRRSRYLISGAGGLSTPKDFDVPGLSNFTGLTVSTSRWNISLDDLAGKRVAVIGTGSSGVQAIPLIAEVAEHLTVFQRTPNYVMPARNRVLTPDQVAAVKDDYPAIREECRHSPGGIPDRPVTDRAFDVSDEERKRRYESAYERSGFQGVGGEFADLLFDAEANRTASEFIHDKIREIVKDPVTAERLVPKYHPLGAKRSVFGTDYYETYNRPNVSLVSLREESIETMTENAIVTSNGTYEVDAIVLAIGFDAFTGPLFGLNITGASGRKLQDAWSDGIRSYLGFMAADFPNFFMVGGPLSPALASNVVVTIEQAVDWIADLIEHARDTGATLIEATAEAQQEWVDITEWTVSQTLYATTDSWYRGSNIDGKPNTFMGYLGGVGKYRRMCTEIAKRGYPGVEIDGETPSRTVGPIHEEIA; from the coding sequence ATGACCACCACCTCTACCTCCGAGATCGTCGACGTCATCGGTGTCGGCGCCGGCTTCACCGGCATGTACCTCTCGCACCGGCTGACGACAGCGGGCTGGTCCTTCGCGGGATTCGAAGCCGGGCCGAGCGTCGGCGGCACCTGGTTCTGGAACACCTATCCGGGCGCGCGATGTGACGTCGAGAGCATCTACTACTCGTACTCCTTCGATGAGCAACTCCAGCAGGAGTGGACCTGGAGTGAGCGGTTCGCTCCACAGGCCGAGATTCTCAGCTACATCGAGCACGTCGCCGACCGCTTCGACCTGCGCAAGCACTTCACCTTCAACACCCGCGTGGTGGCCTGCACGTGGATCGCCGCCGACCGGCTCTGGGAAGTCCAGCTCGACAACGGCGAGATCCGGCGCAGCCGCTACCTGATCTCGGGTGCAGGCGGCCTGTCCACACCCAAGGACTTCGACGTGCCCGGACTGTCGAACTTCACCGGGCTGACGGTGTCGACCAGCCGGTGGAACATCTCCCTCGACGACCTGGCGGGCAAGCGCGTTGCCGTGATCGGCACGGGATCCTCTGGCGTACAGGCCATTCCGCTCATCGCGGAGGTCGCCGAACACCTCACAGTCTTCCAGCGCACCCCGAACTACGTGATGCCCGCCCGCAACCGCGTGCTCACCCCGGATCAGGTCGCCGCCGTCAAGGACGACTACCCGGCCATCCGGGAGGAGTGCAGGCACTCGCCGGGCGGCATCCCCGATCGCCCCGTCACCGACCGGGCGTTCGACGTCTCGGACGAGGAGCGCAAGCGACGCTACGAGTCGGCCTACGAACGCAGCGGCTTCCAGGGTGTCGGCGGCGAGTTCGCCGATCTGCTCTTCGACGCCGAGGCGAACCGGACCGCGTCGGAGTTCATCCACGACAAGATCCGCGAGATCGTGAAAGACCCGGTCACCGCGGAACGGCTGGTGCCCAAGTACCACCCGCTCGGCGCCAAGCGCAGCGTTTTCGGCACCGACTACTACGAGACCTACAACCGGCCGAACGTCTCGCTGGTGTCACTGCGCGAAGAGTCGATCGAGACGATGACCGAGAACGCGATCGTCACCTCGAACGGCACCTACGAGGTGGACGCCATCGTGCTCGCCATCGGGTTCGACGCCTTCACCGGCCCGCTGTTCGGGCTCAACATCACCGGCGCGTCCGGTCGGAAGCTGCAGGACGCGTGGAGTGACGGGATCCGCTCCTACCTCGGGTTCATGGCCGCCGACTTCCCCAACTTCTTCATGGTCGGCGGACCGCTCAGCCCGGCGCTGGCCAGCAACGTGGTGGTGACGATCGAGCAGGCCGTCGACTGGATCGCCGACCTCATCGAACACGCCCGCGACACCGGCGCCACCCTGATCGAGGCCACTGCCGAAGCCCAGCAGGAGTGGGTGGACATCACCGAGTGGACCGTATCCCAGACGCTGTACGCGACCACCGACTCCTGGTATCGGGGCTCCAACATCGACGGCAAACCGAACACCTTCATGGGCTACCTCGGCGGGGTCGGTAAGTACCGCCGCATGTGTACCGAGATCGCCAAACGGGGCTACCCCGGCGTCGAGATCGACGGTGAAACGCCGTCACGCACGGTCGGCCCGATTCACGAGGAGATCGCATGA
- a CDS encoding enoyl-CoA hydratase/isomerase family protein, which produces MPDNYLDVRIDDDVAVLTLNRPAKLNVLDVATRVLLAQTIRHFGTADLVRGIVLTGTGRAFSAGEDLEAVPSTYAEIREAFATFHDITRAILETKIPVIAAVNGIAVGGASEFTLCCDGRIGSPAAEFFQPENHRGIVISNASSFLMGRLVRNHAMRIILGSQRIGAEEALRIGLLDEIVAPETLVGRAVEVIRQWNSDPRITALHLGLLRPQPADIEAAFAREDDAAREAWESGAFSEGIEGFWTSKNAASSASAQHNRDRSRS; this is translated from the coding sequence ATGCCCGACAACTATCTGGACGTACGCATCGACGACGACGTCGCGGTGCTCACCCTGAACCGCCCGGCGAAGCTGAACGTGCTGGATGTGGCCACCCGCGTGCTGCTCGCACAGACCATCCGCCATTTCGGGACCGCTGATCTGGTACGCGGGATCGTGCTCACCGGCACCGGCCGGGCTTTCTCCGCAGGTGAGGACCTCGAGGCCGTGCCGTCCACCTACGCCGAGATCCGCGAGGCTTTCGCCACCTTCCACGACATCACCCGCGCGATCCTCGAGACGAAAATCCCTGTCATCGCGGCCGTGAACGGAATCGCCGTCGGTGGCGCCTCGGAGTTCACGCTGTGCTGTGACGGGCGGATCGGCAGCCCGGCCGCCGAGTTCTTCCAACCGGAGAACCACCGCGGAATCGTCATTTCCAACGCGTCCAGCTTCCTTATGGGCCGGCTGGTCCGCAATCACGCGATGCGCATCATCCTCGGATCTCAGCGGATCGGCGCCGAGGAAGCACTGCGGATCGGACTGCTCGACGAGATCGTCGCGCCGGAGACTCTGGTCGGCCGTGCCGTCGAGGTGATCCGGCAGTGGAACTCCGATCCCCGGATCACCGCCTTGCACCTCGGCCTGCTGCGCCCGCAGCCCGCCGATATCGAGGCCGCGTTCGCGCGCGAGGACGACGCCGCCCGCGAGGCCTGGGAGTCCGGCGCCTTCAGCGAAGGCATCGAGGGTTTCTGGACATCGAAGAACGCGGCGTCCTCGGCGTCCGCGCAGCACAACCGAGATCGGAGTCGATCATGA
- a CDS encoding flavin monoamine oxidase family protein: MTTHEVRKETARVVVVGAGMSGLMAATTLAPQTDVVVLESTDRTGGRVDTVRQGDYWINVGTQFTEGTGTLIEALDRHGIEMGSLAGKSVALYLNGGLVDTSNPIALMFRTRMTMMDRIGMAIVGARILRVTPFLESKSRIAQRVRAGLDTRLASYLLKGVRSELAAAVVRSWSAQWMGCEVEETAATQFVTSVGLALADPAKIPNFSLPVGGNQTLTDVLTGDLGDRIRLNSVVQSVRQDGDGVVVDYLDGDRPVQLRADRAIVTAPADIAERIIADLPQQHRNAFNDITYGRYVIVGFFTDEVGPQRWDDNFAVSTPQLSFQAMFNHAAAMRTGADRKPGGALACFAGGAQADALFGLSDEEIVSRFSTDLCTVFPELAGKLGEGIVRRHRRVVPFWAPGRRNSLPPLRDPLGSIYLAGDYQLDLPSLADAAASGERAAKAVLVSLGCSH, encoded by the coding sequence ATGACTACACATGAGGTGCGGAAAGAGACCGCGCGGGTGGTGGTCGTGGGCGCCGGTATGTCGGGCCTGATGGCGGCAACCACGCTGGCACCGCAGACCGACGTCGTGGTGCTCGAATCCACCGATCGCACAGGTGGACGCGTCGACACCGTCCGGCAGGGCGACTACTGGATCAATGTCGGCACCCAATTCACCGAGGGCACCGGCACATTGATCGAGGCCCTCGACCGGCACGGCATCGAGATGGGCTCGCTTGCCGGCAAGAGCGTCGCGCTGTACCTCAACGGCGGGTTGGTCGACACCTCGAACCCGATCGCGCTCATGTTCCGCACGCGGATGACCATGATGGACCGGATCGGCATGGCCATCGTCGGCGCCCGCATCCTGCGGGTGACGCCGTTCCTGGAATCGAAGAGCCGAATCGCCCAACGAGTTCGCGCCGGGCTCGACACCAGACTCGCGTCCTACCTGCTGAAAGGCGTCCGGTCGGAGCTCGCCGCAGCTGTCGTCCGGTCGTGGTCGGCGCAGTGGATGGGATGCGAGGTGGAGGAGACCGCCGCCACCCAGTTCGTCACATCGGTTGGCCTGGCGCTGGCCGACCCGGCGAAGATCCCGAACTTCTCGCTGCCGGTGGGTGGAAATCAGACGTTGACCGATGTGCTGACCGGGGATCTCGGCGACCGTATCCGGCTGAACTCCGTTGTGCAGTCGGTGCGGCAGGACGGCGACGGCGTCGTGGTCGACTACCTCGACGGTGACCGTCCGGTGCAGCTGCGGGCCGACCGCGCGATCGTTACCGCACCCGCCGATATCGCCGAGCGGATCATCGCGGACCTACCGCAACAGCACCGCAACGCATTCAACGACATCACCTACGGCCGCTACGTCATCGTTGGATTCTTCACCGACGAGGTCGGGCCGCAGCGCTGGGACGACAACTTCGCGGTGTCGACGCCCCAACTGTCGTTCCAGGCGATGTTCAACCACGCCGCGGCGATGCGCACCGGCGCCGACCGTAAACCGGGCGGAGCGCTGGCCTGTTTCGCCGGCGGCGCCCAGGCCGACGCGTTGTTCGGGCTGTCCGATGAGGAGATCGTGTCGCGATTCTCGACCGACCTGTGCACCGTGTTCCCGGAGCTGGCGGGAAAGCTGGGGGAGGGCATCGTGCGGCGGCACCGCCGGGTCGTGCCGTTCTGGGCGCCCGGTCGGCGGAACTCGCTGCCGCCGTTGCGCGATCCGCTCGGCAGCATCTACCTCGCCGGTGACTACCAGCTCGATCTGCCCTCGCTGGCCGACGCCGCTGCCTCGGGTGAGCGTGCGGCGAAAGCCGTACTCGTGAGCCTCGGGTGCTCCCACTAG
- a CDS encoding Zn-dependent alcohol dehydrogenase — protein MITTEAAVLTAVGQPFEFTEILVDDPEPHEVRLAVSNVGLCHSDLHYMTGTVSADLPVVVGHEVAGVVEAVGSAVTTLRPGDRVVGALTPSCGLCRNCQVGHSTQCQRITEIRQRSRPAFQTPDGQVVDRLGDVGAFSRHTLMRENALVKVADEVSLHVGCLLSCCIITGVGAVFRGAEVRPGSTVAVIGCGGVGSAIIQGARLAGASAIVAVDLDDARLAAARTYGATHVVNGAADVAAEIRNLLGDGVDYSFEAVGSGRTAATALEVLRPTGTACLVGIAPDGTELTLPAWNFFFSEKRLIGSYMGSGQAQEDIAQFARLYQQGRLLLDEMVSDVIGFHDIDKGFEAMKSGDVTRIVADLTV, from the coding sequence ATGATCACCACCGAAGCAGCTGTTCTCACGGCGGTCGGGCAACCGTTCGAGTTCACCGAGATCCTGGTCGACGACCCGGAACCCCACGAGGTCCGGCTCGCGGTCTCGAATGTCGGACTGTGCCACAGCGACCTGCACTACATGACCGGAACCGTGAGCGCCGACCTGCCCGTAGTGGTCGGGCACGAGGTGGCGGGTGTGGTCGAGGCGGTCGGCTCCGCGGTGACCACGTTGCGTCCCGGCGACCGCGTCGTCGGCGCTCTCACCCCCTCGTGCGGGCTGTGCCGCAACTGCCAGGTCGGACACTCGACGCAGTGTCAGCGCATCACCGAGATCCGGCAGCGGTCCCGGCCCGCCTTCCAGACGCCCGACGGTCAGGTCGTCGACCGGCTCGGCGATGTCGGCGCGTTCTCCCGCCACACGCTGATGCGGGAGAACGCGCTGGTCAAGGTGGCCGACGAGGTGAGTCTGCACGTGGGCTGCCTGCTCTCGTGCTGCATCATCACCGGTGTCGGCGCCGTGTTCCGTGGTGCCGAAGTGCGTCCCGGCTCCACCGTCGCCGTGATCGGTTGCGGCGGTGTCGGTTCCGCGATCATCCAGGGCGCGCGTCTGGCCGGCGCCTCGGCGATCGTGGCCGTCGACCTCGACGACGCGCGCTTGGCCGCAGCCCGCACCTACGGCGCCACCCACGTCGTGAACGGCGCGGCCGACGTGGCGGCCGAGATTCGGAATCTGCTCGGCGACGGCGTCGATTACTCGTTCGAGGCGGTCGGCAGCGGCCGCACCGCGGCCACCGCGCTCGAGGTGCTGCGCCCCACCGGCACCGCGTGTTTGGTCGGTATCGCACCCGACGGCACCGAGCTGACGTTGCCCGCCTGGAACTTCTTCTTCTCCGAGAAGCGTCTCATCGGCTCCTACATGGGTTCGGGCCAGGCGCAGGAGGACATCGCCCAGTTCGCGCGCCTGTACCAGCAGGGGCGGCTGCTGCTCGACGAGATGGTCAGCGACGTCATCGGCTTCCACGACATCGACAAGGGCTTCGAGGCGATGAAGTCCGGCGACGTCACCCGCATCGTCGCCGACCTCACTGTGTGA
- a CDS encoding aldehyde dehydrogenase family protein, whose amino-acid sequence MTNPQLPQPINYIADDWSECATIPGAWNLDPNTGRPVHRAVTTTPEDVERALRHAERSYGFERWDDAASEERAEVIERAADIVESRIEDIAYTDALTSGVPIAKARIVAQFLPHRIRAAASELRTIPRRTALAAGGRDVRLYKVPWGPAAILTPWNGPSFIPAAKMVSALAAGCPVILKPSEHAPTSAQIIVESFVKAGLPDGALQLVHGAGDVGAAITGDHRVKVVSFTGGPNAGRAIARAAAEDFKVLQLELGGNNPALVLDDADIDVAADGILDGMTKLNGQWCEGPGKVLAHKSLIEPLLEALLDRIAQIEIGNSLDETTSLGPISNAPHFATLHSRIDELRANGATIHQPAKLPGLDGFFLSPTVATGVDASLATAELFGPLISLHAVESDEDALRVANANPSGLDAYVFGGDLDRAIEVGSRILSGEVRVNGAKVADLADGSAQSFWGTSGIGGHAPGESVRVFCGDRVVGVDSPDLPM is encoded by the coding sequence ATGACGAATCCGCAACTACCCCAACCGATCAACTACATCGCCGACGACTGGTCCGAATGCGCGACGATTCCCGGCGCATGGAACCTCGACCCCAACACCGGCCGGCCGGTGCACCGTGCCGTCACCACCACCCCCGAGGACGTGGAACGCGCACTGCGCCACGCCGAGCGGTCCTACGGCTTCGAGCGCTGGGACGACGCGGCGAGCGAGGAACGCGCCGAGGTCATCGAGCGCGCGGCCGACATCGTCGAGTCCCGGATCGAGGACATCGCCTACACCGACGCGCTCACCAGCGGCGTCCCGATCGCGAAAGCCCGGATTGTCGCGCAGTTCCTGCCGCATCGCATCCGTGCGGCCGCCTCGGAACTGCGCACCATTCCGCGCCGGACCGCGCTGGCGGCCGGCGGACGTGACGTGCGGCTCTACAAAGTCCCGTGGGGACCGGCCGCCATCCTCACCCCGTGGAATGGGCCGAGTTTCATTCCCGCCGCGAAGATGGTGAGCGCGCTGGCGGCAGGGTGCCCCGTCATCCTGAAACCGTCGGAGCACGCACCGACCAGCGCCCAGATCATCGTCGAGAGCTTCGTCAAGGCCGGCCTGCCCGACGGTGCGTTGCAGCTCGTGCACGGCGCCGGTGACGTCGGCGCGGCCATCACCGGCGATCACCGGGTGAAGGTGGTCTCCTTCACCGGCGGACCGAATGCGGGACGCGCGATCGCCCGTGCGGCCGCGGAAGACTTCAAGGTGCTCCAGCTCGAGCTCGGCGGCAACAACCCGGCCCTGGTCCTGGACGACGCCGACATCGACGTGGCCGCCGACGGCATCCTGGACGGGATGACCAAGCTCAACGGTCAGTGGTGCGAGGGCCCCGGCAAGGTACTGGCACACAAGAGCCTGATCGAACCGCTTCTCGAGGCGCTGCTGGACCGTATCGCCCAGATCGAGATCGGGAACTCGCTCGACGAGACCACCTCACTCGGTCCCATCTCGAACGCCCCGCACTTCGCGACGTTGCACAGTCGCATCGACGAACTGCGGGCCAACGGCGCCACCATCCACCAGCCCGCGAAACTGCCGGGCCTCGATGGCTTCTTCCTGTCGCCGACCGTCGCCACGGGCGTCGACGCGTCGCTGGCCACCGCCGAACTGTTCGGCCCGCTCATCAGCCTGCACGCCGTGGAGTCCGACGAAGATGCCCTGCGCGTGGCCAACGCCAACCCGTCCGGTCTGGATGCCTACGTATTCGGTGGCGACCTGGACCGCGCGATCGAGGTCGGCTCGCGGATCCTCTCGGGCGAGGTGCGGGTGAACGGCGCCAAGGTCGCCGACCTGGCCGATGGATCGGCCCAAAGCTTCTGGGGCACTTCGGGAATCGGCGGTCACGCCCCCGGTGAGTCCGTCCGGGTGTTCTGCGGTGACCGGGTGGTCGGTGTCGATTCACCCGACCTGCCCATGTAG